The Homo sapiens chromosome 16, GRCh38.p14 Primary Assembly genome includes the window AGGCCTGCCCTCTGTAGGCTGCAAGAGCGTGGCAGTGGCTGGGTGCCCCCCGTGCCTCTGCACGCCATGGCCTCCTGAGGACACACCCAGGACCCTCGTCCACCCCACACAACTAGGCCAGCCAAACGGCAGAGACTCTGCTGGCGCTGCCCTGGCAGGAGCCGTCTCTCGGCCCATCCACCTGCTGGGAGGCGATGTGTGGGCCCGGCCTGcgccctcctcctgctccccacaGCTGAGCTGTCCCTACCCCAGGGGGCCTGGTGGGTATGCCAGGGAGGGCAGCACAGGAGCCTTCCTGCAGGGTGGCAAGGAAGGTCCACTTCCCCAGAGTGGACCCGGCCCCGGGTGACTCCCCCAGCCTCTCTGGGATGGGGCACTGCGCTTGCTCCCAGAACGAGGAAACCGCCGAGGACAGTTCCTCTCCCTTGCCCGGCAGCGTGCCTACCTGGGGATAGGCTGTGATGTGGGCACCACGGGGACGAACTTGGGGCAGTTGGCCATCTGCTCCTGGACCTTCAGGCAGGACGAAATGTGCACTCTCATCTTTGCCAGGGTCACCTAGGAGACAGGGCAGGGAGGGCAAGGCGGTCCTGAGAATCTGGAAGGGCCGTCCTGGGGAGGCCGAGACCTCAGGTGTCCAGGACCAGAGAACTGTAAGCAAGCGTCTGTGTTGCCAGCAGCAGGGGGACCCGGTCCCTTCTGCTGCTAAAACAATCTCAGGCACTGAGCAGCCACTACTCCATGGCCAAAAGCAAGTCACTGCAGGACAATCTGGCCGAGGGCAGAAACCTGGCTGGAGAAGGGTAGCGGGAAACAGGTAAGGAGATCTCTGGCGCCTGCAGGAGTTCAAATACTTGctccagaaaaaggaagaggcCAAGTGGAGGCCACTCAGAAATGCCCCAGGCTGGGGACAGACGCTTCGTGTGACTGAGGGGCAAGCTGGGGATGCTTCCGTGGAGGCAGGGCGCCATCCTCCACCCACAGCACACCCACTGTCCAGGGCAACAGGCTGCAAGATCGCAGGTGTCTGAGgccctcctggactcaagctcgGCACCCAGCTCTGCCTAAGGGCTGCTGGACTCCGAGGGATGCACCACATTCCAGCAAGGTGCCGGGAGACACAGCCGCATCTGAAGACCCAGATTAGAGAACGGAGCTGCTGTGGGATACGGGAGGCCGCTCTGCATGTGACCGGTTCTGATCCTTTCTGGCTGCCCAGGAGAGAAGAACTCTGAGCAGGGAGAGACGGGAGGTGCCCAAGCACCCAAGACCACAGCCTGCTCAGCCGCACCACTCTGGAGTCCAGGGCAGCCCCTGGACATCTGGACCTTCGACCTCGAGGACAAACCACCGAGGGGCCACGTACTAGTGTGAGCGCTTCATAGAACTTATTCACCTGAGATGTGGCAACGTCGGGAAACGCAAATGCAAAATCACCTCTAGCTGCTCAGTCCTCCGGAAGCCACTGAAAGAACGGGGCGCTGGCTGGGGCCTCTCCACCCTGAAGCGGATGTGCCAGGGAGGGCCACGGGGCACGGGCCAGGCACCAGGACAGGATGGACATGGGGGCCAATGAGGCCCATGACAAGCTGCAGGCCCTTACGCTGCTCTGATGTGGGTGTGGCAGTGCCCATCAGCCCGGCTCTGGCCCTCCTGGCAGCTGGAGGGTGCTCGGCCCTTAGATGTCCTTGACTGTGCCCGCGGCCCTTGTGACCTTGGAGCCCCCAGCGCCGTCCCCGGTATCGGCTGGCAGGGGAAGGCTGCATTGGGAAGGTTTCAGCTCAGCCCCCTGGTCCTTACCCTGGCCACAACCCACGTGGGTTCCCCTGGCCCGGGCTAGGCGGCTCTGACAGTGCTACCCCCACCGGGCTGGCCCCCCCGTCAGCCGTCACCACAGGAAGTGAGAGATGAAGACGGGAGGGGAGGGAGGCGCCGGGGCTGGCTTCCTGGTGCAGGAGCAGAGACCGCGATTACTCAACAGGAAAGAGAGAGGGCCCCGGCCCCCACCCTCTGCAGAACCCGTGGGCTGAGGCTGCCCATCAAGTGACCCCGGCTCCAGGGCGGCCCAAGCAGGCGGGTACCTTTTTGTTGCAGCCTCGACAGGGCGCTTTGTAGGATGAGAGCTGCTTCTCCACGTGGGTGGCCTTGTCCACCTTCTTGGGGTCGAAGGGCAGGCGGCAGAGTGGGCACAGCGGGGATGGCACCTGCAGGCAGGGCTGGAGACACTCCCCGCAGAACCTGCAGGGCACAGGGGCCTGAGTGCCAGCCCGCCCCTCGGGTCTCCCGAACCGCAGGCCTTGCTCGGGGCCCTTCTTAGGACCCAGCATTTGTGGGGTCCACAGGGGCAGCTCCCCCTACCGCTGTCGCCGTCTCTGGAGATGGTCACTCCTATGTCCGGGGCCCACCAGCTGGATGGGCCCCATCTGGCTAAAGGGTGGCCCCGGTCCCTCCTGACAGTAGGCCCCTGTGGTTTCTGGCTAGCGGCAGAGCCGTCACTATGGCTGTCCCCGCGAGTGGGCCAGAGGAGCTCCCATAGGCAGGAGGCCCCAGCTCGGGCTACCAGGTTCACGTTCACGTGGCGACAACACCTGGGTGGGCTGTGGGGCGCAGGGACAGCCCGGGGACTCTGGAAACTCTCCCGGCTCCACACTCTGGGGGATAAAACCTCAAACAATCGTGGGAAAGGAAACGGCCAGGCCCCAGGGGCTCCAGATGCACTGGACAGGGAAGGGCCAAAGCTAGCCAAGTGGCAGCACATCCTGAGGCTGGGTGGCAGTCACCAGGCTTGGGACAGCTTCGCAGGCAGGAGGGGGTCCTGCTCCATCTGGGCGGAGGCTCGGGTCCTGGGCACCCATGGGCCCTGGCTCTTGGCACTGCCCCTGGGGACACCACATCGTGAGGACAGACTGAGCGTCCCACAGCCCCGTGCGCACTCCGGGCTCCAGCAGCAGGGGCTTCCTTGGGCTCGCACACCCTCCCGCTCTGCAGACGCACACAGCCCTTGGAGGGGTGCACCACCAGCCAGTGGGAGCACCAGGCGCGAGAGCCCCCAGTGCAAACACAGAGAAGGAGCTTAATACTGGGGCAGCCACATCTGGCCTTGTGAGGAGCACTGTGGGGACAGCTGAGCTGCGGCGAGGAGCTGGAACTGAGGCAGAGCCCCCCAGTCCCAGGAAGGCTACAGCACCCGGGGGTGTAGCTTCCCTTCTCCCTGGCAAGGCCACAGGGCTGGTACAGGAGCCCCACTGGACAGAGGGGCTGTGGGCAGGCCCTGGGTTCACAAACGACTCAGCTGAATTCAGGGCCAGAGTCCTCTTTGCTGTCAAGAGATTTCCACATCCCTCAAGAAAAGGCCCTTTCTGCAAGGAGGAAGTCTGAGGGCCTCAGGCAAAGGTGGCCAAGCAGGCATCTTAAGTCCCTCCTGCTGTCCCCCAGGCCCTCTTTGCCACCACTGGATTCCCACAGAGCCACCACCTGGCTGGTGGCTCCCACATGAAACTTCGTGTGAGAGAAAGCGGGACTCAGCTTGAGACCCGTCAGAAAGTGAACAAGCCTTTTTCTGCAGAGTAAAGAGGTCGCTCACTTTACCCACCTCACCCGAGTTCTCACCAGGCGCCCCAGCAGATATTTCCAGGGTCATCCCTGGCACTGACCCCTGGATTTGAGCCGGGGGGGCCGCCTACTTCACCCGTTCACGGGAGGAAGGTGCTGGCAAGATGGTCcacctggggaggcctcaggggaCCCCCATACTCAGGCACTCATGGCAGGAGAAGCGGAAGCAGCTCAGGTGCCCGTCGGTAAACGGATGAAGAGACGGCGTGGCGTGCACACCCATGGAAAGGGCGTTCGGCCGGGAAGAGGCGTGCAGCCCCACCACGCACCGGAAGGCCTGGAAAACAGTGCAGGGCAGACAGCAAGCACGTCCCACCCGTGTCGTGGGGGTCCACTCACGCTCAACGTCCAGCAGAGAGAAACCCAGTGACCAGAAAGCAGACGGGTGGGTGCCAGGCGAGGGGGAGAGTCCTGGGTTTCTTTCTGGAGTGGGAAGAATCTTCTAGAATTGCATCGATTGTTGCATAATTGCAAACACACTGGAAACGACTGGATGGTGCACCTCCTGAGTGAACCCTGAGCTGCCAGAGACCAGGCCGGGGCTCGGCTGCACAGCACGGCCACGGGCTGAGGGGAAGGAAAAGGGTCCCAGGCAGAGcttgggaagagaggaaaggtGCCCAGAAGGTTGGCTGGGAGGAAGACAGCCTCGTCCTCCCCGGAAGGACTCAGGAAAGACACAAGAGGGAACCCAGCCCGACTGGCAGGGCGGCTGGGCCCGAGGAGCAGGAGGCAGAACGAGGCACCCACAGGGTGGGTGCTCTATCGGCCTAGTTTCCAGTGACTGCCAGCCTGGTGTTCAGAGAGCCAGCAGCCGGGAGTAGTGCCCGCTTCCCCCACAGGAAGTTCCTGTCTGCGCCCACCCAGGGGCTGGTGCTGAGCAGCTTCTCAGCTGAAGGAAGTGGCTGAGGGCGATGGGTGTGGGGGCGTCGACAGCCTTACAAAGGGAGGGGCGATCGCGCACTGGCCCTCCCAGCAGGCACCCGGGACTGCCAATGTGTCTCCCACACTGGCCGCTGCACAAGCTGAGAAGCTGGGACGGCCCGTGCCTCAGGGATCTGCCTGGCTGGCAGGCCAGCACCCTCAGCAAGCCCCACAGCTGTCCTGCACGAGTGGAGGCTGCTCACACAGCCCTTCCAGGCAGGTTCGTGATCACGCGTGTCCTGGCCCACAGGCTTCTGGTTACAGAGGTGGCTCACTGCTCAGACTGTCCCCTGGCTGAGAACAGCTCCTGCTGGGCCCCCAGGGGGCCTCCTGCGCGAGGGCTAGAGCAGGGTGCATGCCCCCACACTGGGATACTCTTGCCATGAGAGATCTACCCTGGAGGAGGAAGTTGCTCTGGTTGGGGAGCTTGCGGAGGGGACAGAACCAGACCAGCAACAAACTTCCGAAGGGAACCTGAAGAGCCTTTAAACTTTCTGTGGTCATTTGCATGCATGCCTTAGCAACACCAACAAGAAACAAAGttagaagcagagagagaacAGCCAGAAAACAAAAGCCAGCAGGAAAAGTCGGGGAGAAAAATCTTTGAAAGGCAAAGGCTGTGTGAAAAGCTCTTGCAGGACCCGCGGTGAGACTAGGATGGTCGTCATTCTACCAAGAAAAGCATGGCAGAGGGGAGTTTTATAGGAAAGATGCTCCACAATTCCATGTGGTTCTGCATTCTGTGTTATGGAAACTACATTTTAGGAAAAGACATATTTGAAAAAGAAGGGCAAAGACCAATTTGTGCAGGTTAGGAAAGTGGAGATGCTGTGGCCGACCACACGGTGAAGGTGTTGGCACCCAAAGCCTACGGGAGGCTTTTCTAAAACAA containing:
- the RNF166 gene encoding E3 ubiquitin-protein ligase RNF166 isoform X3; amino-acid sequence: MAMFRSLVASAQQRQPPAGPAGGDSGLEAQYTCPICLEVYHRPVAIGSCGHTFCGECLQPCLQVPSPLCPLCRLPFDPKKVDKATHVEKQLSSYKAPCRGCNKKPSPASRYRGRRWGLQGHKGRGHSQGHLRAEHPPAARRARAGLMGTATPTSEQRDPGKDESAHFVLPEGPGADGQLPQVRPRGAHITAYPQQHPQQVHLRLPVLWCPQPGPAGAGEALCGKPPQRPQPRGVPHLLGNALGGPQLQERQLPAAPASPTQVLLRHLCGLQY
- the RNF166 gene encoding E3 ubiquitin-protein ligase RNF166 isoform X4; amino-acid sequence: MAMFRSLVASAQQRQPPAGPAGGDSGLEAQYTCPICLEVYHRPVAIGSCGHTFCGECLQPCLQVPSPLCPLCRLPFDPKKVDKATHVEKQLSSYKAPCRGCNKKPSPASRYRGRRWGLQGHKGRGHSQGHLRAEHPPAARRARAGLMGTATPTSEQRKGLQLVMGLIGPHVHPVLVPGPCPVALPGTSASGWRGPSQRPVLSVASGGLSS